From the Clostridium putrefaciens genome, one window contains:
- a CDS encoding glycoside hydrolase family 18 protein: MLLKIYVVMPGDSLWSIAKEFQSDVDSIAKYNGLNIQENLVIGQSLLIPSKEIQYKVMDGDSLWSIGREFGVSVESIIELNNLSNDNLVPGEVLRIPEMAKLYGSIQVNGYIQPTNVEKETRILDESINYLTYVSPFSYDVNDDGTLKPINDENIIEIALKNRVAPMMSVTNISGDNFDTSLVDTILNDESLQQKLIDNILNILKAKSYYGVIIDFERISPVNREKYNNLLRKVVSALHPKYLVATALAPKTFDIITGAWHGAHDYKSHGEIVDFVIIMTYEWGWSGGEPMAVAPINEVEKVIRYAVSVIPENKIMMGIPNYGYDWTLPYTPGAEFARAIGNEEAIGIARKNGANINFDEKSQSPFFNYYDQNGRAHVVWFEDARSIESKLKLVNKYGIRGISYWVLSKPFTQNFKLLDNMVNIENII; this comes from the coding sequence GTGTTGTTGAAAATTTATGTAGTAATGCCTGGAGATTCATTATGGTCCATAGCAAAAGAGTTCCAATCAGATGTAGATAGTATAGCAAAGTATAATGGTCTAAACATACAAGAAAATTTAGTTATAGGTCAAAGTTTATTGATCCCTTCAAAGGAAATTCAATATAAGGTCATGGATGGAGATAGCCTTTGGTCCATTGGAAGAGAATTCGGTGTTTCTGTAGAGAGCATAATAGAATTAAATAATTTAAGTAATGATAATTTAGTACCAGGTGAAGTTCTTAGGATACCAGAAATGGCAAAACTTTATGGAAGTATCCAAGTTAATGGATATATACAACCAACTAATGTTGAAAAAGAAACAAGGATTTTAGATGAATCTATTAATTATTTAACTTATGTTTCACCTTTTAGTTATGATGTAAATGATGATGGTACATTGAAGCCTATAAATGATGAAAATATAATTGAAATAGCCTTAAAAAACCGTGTAGCACCTATGATGTCAGTAACTAATATATCAGGTGATAATTTCGATACATCTTTAGTGGATACAATACTTAATGATGAAAGTCTTCAGCAAAAGCTTATAGATAATATTCTTAATATACTAAAGGCTAAATCTTATTATGGAGTTATAATTGATTTTGAGAGAATATCACCTGTAAATAGAGAAAAATATAATAATCTTTTAAGAAAAGTTGTTAGTGCTTTGCATCCTAAATATTTAGTGGCTACAGCTCTAGCACCTAAGACCTTTGATATAATTACGGGGGCTTGGCACGGAGCTCACGATTATAAATCTCATGGAGAAATAGTGGATTTTGTTATTATAATGACCTATGAGTGGGGATGGTCTGGAGGTGAGCCTATGGCTGTTGCACCTATAAATGAAGTGGAAAAGGTAATAAGATATGCAGTTTCTGTTATACCAGAAAATAAGATAATGATGGGTATACCTAACTATGGATACGATTGGACTTTACCTTATACTCCAGGTGCTGAGTTTGCTAGAGCTATTGGAAATGAAGAGGCTATAGGGATAGCTAGAAAAAATGGAGCTAATATTAATTTCGATGAAAAGAGCCAAAGTCCGTTCTTTAATTACTATGATCAAAATGGGAGAGCTCACGTAGTTTGGTTTGAAGATGCAAGAAGTATAGAAAGTAAATTAAAATTAGTTAATAAGTATGGTATAAGAGGAATAAGTTACTGGGTATTATCAAAGCCTTTTACACAAAACTTTAAGCTTCTCGATAATATGGTTAATATAGAAAATATTATATAA
- a CDS encoding HAD family hydrolase codes for MIKLIVTDMDGTFLDTKGKINEEFYELIEELNKRGIYFAVASGRIYSTLNECFKRVKDDMILIGNNGAGIQFNHNGEVLYEGTLNKDEVIHMAEALDEEGIEVIVSDSHKVYVKEPSNELIRVINYDEAPSVILNDFKDLDEDIHIQKLSYIQHIGIQKSFSEKIHGKYNEGYHVAVSGNCWMDVTNIKSSKGNAITLVQQRLGITKEETLVFGDYYNDLTMFDKAYYSYAMKNAPDDVKSHASFVTKYENSENGVIRTIKELLDIR; via the coding sequence ATGATAAAACTTATAGTAACGGATATGGATGGAACATTTTTAGATACTAAGGGCAAAATAAACGAAGAATTTTATGAATTAATTGAGGAATTAAATAAAAGGGGAATATATTTTGCTGTAGCTAGTGGAAGGATATATTCTACCTTAAATGAATGCTTTAAAAGGGTTAAAGATGATATGATTCTTATAGGTAACAATGGTGCAGGAATACAATTTAACCATAATGGAGAAGTTTTATATGAGGGTACACTAAATAAAGATGAGGTTATACACATGGCTGAAGCTTTAGACGAAGAAGGAATAGAAGTTATAGTTTCAGATAGTCATAAAGTTTATGTTAAAGAGCCATCAAATGAATTAATAAGGGTTATTAATTACGATGAAGCACCTTCTGTCATACTTAATGATTTTAAAGATTTAGATGAAGATATACATATACAAAAATTAAGTTATATTCAGCATATAGGTATTCAAAAAAGTTTTTCCGAAAAGATCCATGGTAAATATAATGAGGGTTATCATGTGGCAGTATCAGGAAACTGCTGGATGGATGTTACTAATATAAAAAGTAGTAAAGGAAATGCAATTACTCTAGTTCAACAAAGGCTCGGCATAACAAAAGAGGAAACTCTGGTTTTTGGAGATTACTATAACGACTTAACTATGTTTGATAAGGCTTATTATAGCTATGCTATGAAAAATGCTCCTGATGATGTGAAAAGCCATGCAAGCTTTGTAACTAAATATGAAAATAGTGAAAATGGTGTTATTAGAACTATTAAAGAATTATTAGATATTAGATAA
- a CDS encoding copper homeostasis protein CutC produces the protein MELKLECCVGNFSDAKIADTLGVHRIELCDNLLEGGTTPSLGTILMAKEKLNSDIMVIIRPRGGNFNYSKDEFEIMKKDIIYCKEASVSGVVLGILDDENNIDINRTKELVDMARPMEITFHMAFDEIKDKKTAIDNLIKLGVNRILTKGGAKDAFEGRDCIRELINYSKDRIIIMPGGGVNKDNYNELVNYTGAVEVHGSKIV, from the coding sequence ATGGAGTTAAAACTAGAATGTTGTGTTGGAAACTTTAGTGATGCAAAAATAGCAGATACATTAGGGGTGCATAGAATAGAACTATGTGACAATCTTTTAGAAGGAGGAACAACCCCTAGTTTAGGTACAATTTTAATGGCAAAGGAAAAACTAAATTCTGATATTATGGTTATTATAAGGCCAAGAGGTGGAAACTTTAATTATAGTAAGGATGAATTTGAAATAATGAAAAAAGATATAATTTACTGCAAAGAAGCTAGTGTAAGTGGAGTCGTATTAGGGATTTTAGATGATGAAAATAATATTGATATTAATAGAACAAAAGAACTAGTAGATATGGCAAGGCCTATGGAAATAACATTTCATATGGCTTTTGATGAGATAAAAGATAAAAAGACTGCTATAGATAATTTGATAAAACTTGGAGTAAATAGGATTCTTACAAAGGGCGGAGCAAAGGATGCTTTTGAAGGAAGAGATTGTATAAGGGAACTTATAAATTATTCGAAAGATAGGATAATTATAATGCCTGGTGGAGGAGTGAATAAGGATAATTATAATGAATTAGTAAATTATACTGGAGCCGTAGAGGTTCATGGAAGCAAAATCGTATAG
- a CDS encoding LacI family DNA-binding transcriptional regulator has product MAITISDIAQKAGVSLATVSRVLNDSGYVKEETRIRVQKVIKDLNYTPSAIARSLSKNKTNTIGVIVPDIVNPFFGEVIKGITEVAEKSGLNIILCNTDESKEKELRALKILTEQRIQGIIIAPTSAEDEFNSEYLKTLENMGIPIVLVDGNVKYTTFNGVFVDNIKGAYEATEALIKEGHRKIGVITGRMNSKPAKDRYLGYQKALLMNNIPLEDRYTFYGDYKEETAYKITKNIMKMKDRPTALFVCSNMTTLGSLKAIYEEKINIPEDISLVAFDKVEILNILGFNISYVNGPSVEMGKLGMQMLVDILNNKNKNEIRRITLLPNLVLKGSEKYKIKQK; this is encoded by the coding sequence ATGGCCATTACAATAAGTGATATAGCACAAAAGGCAGGAGTATCATTAGCTACTGTATCTAGAGTGCTAAATGATTCAGGGTATGTAAAAGAGGAAACTAGGATCAGAGTACAAAAGGTTATAAAAGATCTAAATTATACTCCGAGTGCCATAGCAAGAAGCTTATCTAAAAATAAGACTAATACCATAGGAGTTATAGTTCCGGATATTGTTAACCCATTCTTTGGAGAGGTTATTAAGGGTATAACAGAAGTTGCAGAGAAAAGCGGACTTAATATAATATTATGTAATACTGATGAAAGCAAAGAAAAAGAGTTAAGAGCTTTGAAGATTTTAACAGAACAAAGGATACAAGGAATAATAATAGCGCCAACCTCAGCAGAAGACGAATTTAATAGTGAATATCTTAAAACCTTAGAAAATATGGGTATACCAATAGTTTTAGTAGATGGCAATGTAAAGTATACAACATTTAATGGTGTTTTTGTTGATAATATAAAAGGAGCTTACGAAGCTACAGAAGCGCTTATAAAAGAAGGCCATAGAAAAATAGGTGTAATAACAGGACGTATGAATTCTAAACCCGCAAAGGATAGATACTTAGGGTATCAAAAAGCATTACTAATGAATAATATACCATTAGAAGATAGGTACACATTTTATGGAGATTATAAAGAGGAAACTGCCTATAAAATAACTAAAAATATAATGAAAATGAAGGACAGGCCTACAGCATTATTTGTCTGTAGTAACATGACAACGCTTGGTTCTCTTAAGGCAATATATGAAGAAAAGATAAATATTCCAGAGGACATTTCATTAGTGGCCTTTGATAAAGTTGAGATATTAAATATACTTGGATTTAATATAAGCTATGTAAATGGACCATCAGTAGAGATGGGTAAACTTGGTATGCAAATGCTTGTAGATATATTGAATAACAAAAACAAGAATGAAATAAGAAGAATTACATTATTGCCTAATCTAGTGCTAAAGGGATCGGAAAAATATAAGATTAAGCAAAAGTAA
- a CDS encoding phosphopentomutase, translating into MIERVIWVVLDSVGIGALPDANKYGDEGSNTLGNVSKSVGGLKIPNMERLGLGNIDGIKGTKYNENPIGCYGKFEEMSNGKDTTTGHWEMAGVYLQEAFPTYPNGFPSDIVEEFERLTGRSIIGNKPASGTAILEELGEEHINTGKVIVYTSADSVFQIAAHEDIVPLDELYNMCEIARNILKDEHAVARVIARPFTGDATNFVRTSNRRDFSLLPPHDTILDILKNNGLNVMAVGKIEDIFCKKGVTEAVHTKDNMDGIDKTLEYMKTDKKGLIYTNLVDFDMKWGHRNDFVSYGKGLEEFDNRLLDILNEMKDSDVLFITADHGCDPTVPGTDHTREYIPFLAYGKELKENVNMGTKKGFYHMGQTIADIFNVEKVKNGESFLKQIIK; encoded by the coding sequence ATGATAGAAAGAGTTATATGGGTTGTTTTAGATAGTGTAGGAATAGGAGCTTTACCAGATGCAAATAAATATGGTGATGAGGGATCTAATACACTAGGAAATGTATCAAAGTCAGTAGGAGGACTTAAAATACCTAATATGGAGAGATTAGGACTTGGGAATATAGATGGAATTAAGGGAACAAAATATAATGAAAATCCTATAGGTTGTTACGGTAAGTTTGAAGAAATGTCTAATGGAAAGGATACAACTACTGGTCACTGGGAAATGGCAGGAGTTTACTTACAAGAAGCATTTCCAACCTATCCAAATGGTTTTCCAAGTGATATAGTTGAAGAATTTGAAAGATTAACTGGGAGAAGTATTATAGGAAACAAACCAGCCTCTGGTACAGCTATTCTTGAAGAATTAGGTGAAGAACATATAAACACAGGGAAGGTTATAGTGTACACATCAGCTGATAGTGTATTTCAAATAGCTGCACATGAAGATATAGTTCCATTAGATGAATTATATAATATGTGTGAAATAGCAAGAAATATTTTAAAAGATGAACATGCAGTAGCAAGAGTTATAGCAAGGCCTTTCACTGGAGATGCTACTAACTTTGTACGCACATCTAACAGAAGAGATTTTTCTTTATTGCCACCTCATGATACAATACTTGATATACTAAAAAATAATGGATTAAATGTTATGGCAGTAGGTAAAATTGAAGATATATTTTGTAAAAAGGGTGTTACTGAAGCAGTACACACAAAAGATAACATGGATGGTATAGATAAGACTTTGGAATATATGAAAACTGATAAAAAGGGATTGATATATACAAACCTTGTTGACTTTGACATGAAATGGGGTCATAGGAATGATTTTGTATCCTATGGAAAGGGTCTAGAGGAATTTGATAATAGACTTTTAGACATACTAAATGAAATGAAGGACAGCGATGTTCTATTTATAACCGCAGATCATGGATGTGATCCTACTGTACCTGGAACAGATCATACAAGAGAATATATACCATTTTTAGCTTATGGAAAAGAGTTAAAAGAAAATGTTAACATGGGAACAAAAAAAGGATTTTATCATATGGGTCAAACTATTGCGGACATTTTCAATGTGGAGAAGGTTAAAAATGGAGAAAGCTTTTTAAAACAAATAATTAAGTAG
- a CDS encoding purine-nucleoside phosphorylase, which translates to MELMAKLNEAADYIKGKSKYKPEVAIILGSGLGAIADKIEEAESYSYKDIPHFPVSTVQGHEGRLVIGKLQGKIVLAMQGRFHYYEGYDMKDVTFPVRVMKLLGIEKLIVTNAAGSVNTEFEPGNLMLIKDHINFSGSNPLIGKNLDEFGARFPDMSNPYDKDLRNKVKEIAKSINIDLKEGVYTLFSGPTYETPAEVKMARILGSDAVGMSTVPEVIIANHSGMKVIGVSCLTNMASGILDQPLNHQEVMETSAMAREKFINLMENIIKNL; encoded by the coding sequence ATGGAATTAATGGCAAAATTAAATGAGGCAGCAGACTATATAAAAGGGAAAAGTAAGTATAAACCAGAGGTAGCTATAATCTTAGGATCTGGACTTGGTGCTATAGCAGATAAAATAGAAGAGGCTGAAAGCTATTCATACAAGGATATACCACACTTTCCAGTATCTACTGTACAAGGTCACGAAGGAAGACTTGTTATAGGTAAACTTCAAGGGAAGATAGTTCTAGCGATGCAAGGAAGATTTCATTATTATGAAGGTTATGATATGAAAGATGTTACTTTTCCAGTAAGAGTTATGAAACTATTAGGGATAGAAAAACTTATAGTTACTAATGCCGCTGGATCTGTAAACACAGAATTTGAGCCAGGTAATTTAATGCTTATAAAAGATCATATAAACTTTTCAGGATCAAATCCACTTATAGGAAAGAATTTAGATGAGTTTGGAGCAAGATTCCCTGATATGTCTAATCCTTATGATAAAGATTTAAGAAATAAGGTTAAGGAAATAGCTAAATCTATTAATATTGATCTTAAAGAAGGGGTATACACATTATTTAGTGGTCCTACCTATGAAACGCCAGCAGAAGTTAAAATGGCTAGAATACTTGGGTCAGATGCTGTTGGGATGTCAACTGTGCCAGAAGTTATTATTGCAAACCATAGTGGTATGAAGGTAATAGGAGTATCTTGCTTAACTAATATGGCATCAGGGATATTAGATCAACCATTAAATCATCAAGAAGTAATGGAAACCTCAGCTATGGCTAGAGAAAAGTTCATTAATTTAATGGAAAATATAATAAAAAATCTGTAA
- a CDS encoding pyrimidine-nucleoside phosphorylase, producing the protein MRMYDIITKKRNGEELTKEEIRFFVEGYTKGEIPDYQVSAFMMAIYFQKMNMTETSELTMAMVDSGETIDLSKIKGIKVDKHSTGGVGDTTTLIVGPMVAAAGVPVAKMSGRGLGHTGGTIDKLESFPGFSVEMSIEEFMANVNDKKIAIAGQTANLAPADKKLYALRDVTGTVDNMSLIAGSIMSKKIASGADAIVLDIKTGSGAFMKDEDSAFELADEMVKIGTHVGRNTIGVITDMDQPLGFAVGNALEVMEAIETLKGHGPEDLTELCLTLGAHMLVLGEKATDYESARETLKEVIKSGKALQKLKELVESQGGDARFVDNPELFETPSIIKPVFAKEEGYIKAIKADDIGIAALVLGAGRETKESILDLSVGIMLHKKIGDFVKKGEAIATIYANDEGKKLQSEEKIIKAYTIVSESIEKKKLIKGIVTKDGITKF; encoded by the coding sequence ATGAGAATGTACGATATTATAACAAAAAAAAGAAATGGTGAAGAATTAACTAAAGAAGAGATAAGATTTTTTGTAGAGGGGTATACTAAGGGAGAAATTCCTGATTACCAAGTTTCAGCATTCATGATGGCTATATACTTCCAAAAGATGAATATGACTGAGACATCAGAACTTACTATGGCTATGGTGGATAGTGGAGAAACTATTGATCTGTCTAAAATAAAGGGTATTAAAGTTGATAAACATAGCACAGGAGGAGTAGGAGATACTACTACACTAATAGTAGGGCCTATGGTAGCAGCAGCTGGAGTTCCTGTGGCTAAGATGTCAGGAAGAGGTCTTGGTCATACAGGAGGAACTATAGACAAATTAGAATCATTTCCAGGGTTTTCAGTAGAGATGTCTATAGAAGAATTTATGGCTAATGTTAATGATAAAAAGATAGCAATAGCTGGTCAAACAGCAAACCTTGCTCCAGCAGATAAAAAGCTTTATGCTTTGCGTGATGTTACAGGTACTGTAGATAATATGTCACTTATTGCAGGAAGTATTATGAGTAAGAAAATAGCTTCAGGCGCAGATGCTATAGTTTTGGATATTAAAACTGGTAGTGGTGCCTTTATGAAAGATGAAGATAGTGCATTTGAATTGGCAGATGAAATGGTAAAGATAGGTACGCATGTAGGGAGAAATACTATAGGTGTAATAACTGATATGGATCAACCCTTAGGCTTTGCAGTAGGTAATGCTTTAGAGGTTATGGAAGCTATAGAAACATTAAAGGGACATGGACCAGAGGACTTAACAGAATTATGCTTAACATTAGGGGCTCACATGTTAGTTTTAGGAGAAAAGGCTACTGATTACGAAAGTGCAAGAGAAACCCTTAAAGAGGTAATAAAATCTGGTAAAGCCTTACAAAAACTTAAAGAGTTAGTTGAGTCTCAAGGTGGAGATGCAAGGTTTGTGGATAATCCGGAATTATTCGAAACACCTTCTATAATAAAGCCTGTATTTGCAAAAGAAGAGGGATATATAAAAGCTATAAAGGCAGATGACATTGGTATAGCAGCTTTAGTTTTAGGAGCTGGAAGAGAAACAAAAGAAAGCATCTTAGATTTATCCGTAGGAATAATGCTTCATAAGAAAATAGGGGACTTTGTAAAAAAAGGTGAAGCTATAGCAACTATATATGCAAATGATGAGGGAAAGAAATTACAATCTGAAGAAAAGATAATTAAAGCTTATACAATAGTTTCAGAAAGTATTGAAAAGAAAAAGCTTATAAAAGGGATAGTTACAAAAGATGGAATAACCAAGTTTTAA
- a CDS encoding YdcF family protein — MSKIINLILMVIGTMLLIYGIVLSFSINSISRIIIMVGGIAIITSVLKFILKRYEKIKYFQYIDIIINMVVIFVLTSVIIVEVAIVREGTVKNKESTDYILVLGAGLWGDVPSDTLVRRLDGAIEISNINDNSLIVVSGGQGFGETVTEADAMERYLLSKGMDKDRILREERATNTSENIIFSKEIMDNTWTSKEKYNVTIITNNFHCFRAKFLSKRAGINSLTYSVDVKKAIKPAYFIREYFAVIKSYFVDR, encoded by the coding sequence ATGAGTAAGATTATAAATTTAATTTTAATGGTAATTGGTACAATGCTTCTAATTTATGGAATAGTATTAAGTTTTTCGATAAATAGTATTTCTAGAATAATAATAATGGTAGGTGGGATTGCGATAATAACAAGTGTTTTGAAATTTATTTTAAAACGATATGAAAAGATAAAGTATTTTCAATACATAGATATAATAATAAATATGGTAGTAATATTTGTATTAACCTCAGTAATTATTGTTGAAGTAGCTATAGTTAGAGAAGGAACTGTGAAAAACAAGGAAAGTACAGATTATATATTAGTTTTAGGAGCAGGATTATGGGGAGATGTACCTTCGGATACGTTAGTTAGAAGACTAGATGGAGCAATTGAAATTTCAAATATTAATGATAATAGTTTAATTGTAGTTTCAGGAGGACAAGGGTTTGGAGAAACTGTTACAGAAGCTGACGCTATGGAAAGATACCTTCTTTCTAAGGGAATGGATAAAGATAGAATACTTAGAGAAGAAAGAGCAACTAATACTAGCGAAAATATAATATTTTCTAAAGAAATTATGGACAATACATGGACAAGCAAAGAAAAATACAATGTTACAATAATAACCAATAACTTCCACTGCTTTAGAGCAAAGTTTCTATCAAAGAGGGCTGGAATTAATTCATTAACTTATTCTGTAGATGTGAAAAAGGCAATAAAGCCTGCTTACTTCATTAGAGAATATTTTGCTGTTATTAAGTCTTATTTTGTTGATAGATAA
- a CDS encoding ROK family protein, giving the protein MKNIACFDVGGTFIKYALINEEGNIIFKDKMVTPKKRCNETIPREMVRIIKSFQMGHNVDKVGISTAGQVDSKKGEIVFASGNLPNYTGTKLSEYIKNDLGLDTFVENDVNAAAIGEMWKGAGQDKENFVCVTLGTGIGGAIIINGRLYKGAAGGAGEVGHTILNEHGEKCNCGGSGCYERYASTSSFIRQYKERAILEKIHVDKDIDGERIMKLVHNGDAIALEVYDNFLNHVVSGLIGITYVLDPGTIIIGGGISAEGEEFFKALNYKFKNEAMSSYGNHTKIIPATLQNDAGVYGACYIALNEML; this is encoded by the coding sequence ATGAAGAATATAGCTTGTTTTGATGTAGGGGGAACATTTATAAAGTATGCTTTAATAAATGAAGAAGGTAATATTATATTTAAAGATAAGATGGTGACACCTAAAAAAAGGTGCAATGAAACTATACCAAGAGAAATGGTAAGGATAATAAAAAGTTTTCAAATGGGACATAATGTAGATAAGGTAGGTATAAGTACAGCAGGTCAAGTAGACTCTAAAAAGGGAGAAATAGTATTTGCTTCTGGTAACTTACCAAACTATACCGGAACTAAATTATCAGAGTATATTAAAAATGATTTAGGTTTAGATACTTTCGTAGAAAATGATGTGAATGCAGCAGCAATTGGAGAGATGTGGAAGGGAGCTGGACAGGACAAAGAAAATTTCGTCTGTGTAACCTTAGGTACCGGCATTGGTGGTGCAATAATTATAAATGGAAGATTATATAAAGGAGCTGCTGGGGGAGCAGGAGAAGTAGGGCATACTATTTTAAATGAACATGGGGAAAAGTGCAATTGTGGGGGTAGTGGATGTTATGAAAGATATGCATCTACATCCTCATTCATAAGGCAGTATAAAGAAAGAGCCATTTTAGAGAAGATTCATGTGGACAAGGACATAGATGGTGAAAGAATAATGAAGTTAGTACATAATGGGGATGCTATTGCTTTAGAGGTGTATGATAACTTTTTAAATCATGTTGTAAGCGGTCTTATTGGCATAACGTATGTGTTGGATCCTGGTACTATAATTATAGGTGGAGGCATATCAGCTGAAGGGGAAGAATTCTTTAAAGCCTTAAATTATAAGTTTAAAAATGAAGCTATGAGTTCATATGGAAACCATACAAAAATTATACCGGCGACTTTACAAAATGATGCTGGCGTATATGGAGCTTGTTATATAGCTCTAAATGAAATGTTGTAA
- a CDS encoding TrkA C-terminal domain-containing protein, producing the protein MRKDSNPVYKNIALDIANKIINGELKVGEKISGRSTLAGVYNVSPETIRRAIALLEGMDVVTSLKGSGVKIVSISSAEKFISRNNNNENIKAAKEHVLDIMKQKKRLDEQLELNLNKISDFIERFNNISPFLLIEVNIKDNCKVIGKKVNEIQLWQHTGATIIAYRREFNTIVSPGPDYIFTEGDTIIVIGNGEVYDKVCELIYS; encoded by the coding sequence ATGAGAAAGGATTCAAATCCTGTATACAAAAATATAGCTTTAGACATTGCTAACAAAATAATAAACGGTGAGCTTAAAGTAGGAGAAAAGATAAGTGGAAGATCAACTCTTGCAGGTGTATATAATGTGTCTCCGGAAACTATAAGAAGGGCTATAGCTCTTTTAGAGGGCATGGATGTTGTAACTAGTTTAAAAGGAAGTGGGGTTAAAATTGTATCAATATCTTCTGCAGAAAAGTTTATATCTAGAAATAATAATAATGAAAATATAAAGGCAGCTAAAGAACATGTCCTTGATATAATGAAACAAAAGAAAAGGTTAGATGAACAATTAGAATTAAATCTAAATAAGATATCGGACTTTATAGAAAGGTTTAACAACATATCCCCATTTTTGCTTATTGAAGTTAATATAAAGGATAATTGCAAGGTCATAGGTAAGAAGGTAAATGAAATACAACTATGGCAGCATACAGGAGCTACTATTATAGCATATAGAAGAGAATTTAATACTATTGTATCGCCAGGCCCTGATTATATTTTTACTGAAGGGGATACAATAATAGTTATAGGAAATGGCGAGGTATATGATAAGGTATGTGAATTAATTTATAGTTAG
- a CDS encoding ABC transporter ATP-binding protein has protein sequence MIEFKNVRKDFSGKDILKNINFNIQKGELVVLIGPSGCGKTTSLKMINKLIKPTEGIITINGEDISKKDTIELRRNIGYVIQQTGLFPHMTVGENIGLVPRLKGWEKNKIKNRTIELLEMVGMKYDEYIDRYPGELSGGQQQRIGVARAFATNPEIILMDEPFSALDPISKNQLQDELFSLQEELKKTIVFVTHDMDEAIKLGDKICIMKDGNILQYDKPEILLKDPKEGFVQEFIGKDRIWNKPELIKAKDIMIEDPVRTIEGRTVFQAVGIMREKKVDSLLIVDKQNNLQGIVTLKVIRRKENEGLKLKDIMERDIIYANKDESIVDVLTKMNEASIGYIPVLDNGKLCGLITRSSLITVLSSQYID, from the coding sequence ATGATAGAATTCAAAAATGTAAGAAAAGATTTTAGTGGAAAAGACATATTAAAAAATATAAATTTTAATATACAGAAGGGTGAACTTGTGGTGCTTATAGGTCCAAGTGGCTGTGGTAAGACTACTTCGCTTAAGATGATAAATAAACTTATTAAACCTACAGAGGGAATCATAACTATAAATGGTGAGGATATATCCAAAAAGGATACTATAGAACTTAGGCGTAATATAGGATATGTAATACAACAAACAGGGCTTTTTCCTCACATGACAGTAGGGGAAAACATAGGATTAGTACCCAGACTAAAGGGCTGGGAAAAGAATAAAATAAAAAATAGAACTATAGAATTATTAGAAATGGTAGGCATGAAGTATGATGAGTATATAGACAGATATCCAGGAGAGCTTAGTGGAGGACAACAACAAAGGATAGGTGTAGCTAGAGCTTTTGCTACCAATCCAGAAATAATATTAATGGATGAACCTTTTAGTGCACTAGATCCTATAAGTAAAAATCAGCTTCAAGACGAGCTGTTTTCATTACAAGAAGAGTTAAAAAAGACTATAGTTTTTGTTACTCATGATATGGATGAAGCTATTAAGCTTGGAGATAAAATTTGTATTATGAAGGATGGCAATATACTACAGTACGACAAGCCAGAGATATTACTAAAAGATCCAAAAGAAGGATTTGTACAGGAATTTATAGGCAAGGATAGAATTTGGAACAAACCAGAGCTTATAAAAGCTAAGGATATAATGATTGAGGATCCTGTAAGAACAATCGAAGGAAGAACAGTATTCCAAGCAGTTGGCATAATGAGAGAGAAAAAGGTCGATAGTTTACTTATAGTAGATAAACAAAATAACCTTCAAGGAATAGTAACCTTAAAAGTTATAAGAAGAAAAGAAAATGAAGGGTTAAAGCTTAAAGATATAATGGAAAGAGATATTATTTATGCAAATAAGGATGAATCTATTGTTGATGTACTTACAAAGATGAACGAAGCATCTATAGGCTATATACCAGTTTTAGATAATGGTAAACTATGCGGATTGATCACAAGAAGTAGCCTTATAACAGTTTTAAGTAGCCAATATATAGATTAG